The Plasmodium sp. gorilla clade G2 genome assembly, chromosome: 4 genome has a segment encoding these proteins:
- a CDS encoding serpentine receptor, putative → MIRKKWSKIKLVIYFIVFYYLTNINKKCLLIKERELNLSIRNISDNNNIISEKYNKYNIYNKYNIYNKYNIYNKYYILSVLYKFGVILKEIYENKIFIKKESCNNFMVSSKVIYGLYNDMNYSKYSNFCFSKNSNNGVVILSNLYIPNTKFLILDKSDDEIYNYAHNKNGKTCKDLETVALFVHPLNDIPPELMNNTYFVYQKDIEKSITHKNLNFILLNCGKKIKNAFKIEFKNNMNFLKNHFSCEDQGLFEIHMLLIVLLFVLSLVYYRKRKNLSNTNNVLKEAIHCSYLFFLLSNILYFIHLISYAFNGSGFSILKVLSQIYEAIFDCFIVVIIYYIFHNDIKNKKEETIRVAFTYSILKFIYILFEIQNNQDLNLYSTLHSIVALPFVVYRIVVAVLNYDNSKKLLKEKTQMDEKFYVLFDTFFYNLWILSIPVQYFLMKSFSLHFTHLFVHFFNLYILIYLVYNLSEEKFSVLESKHPYLDLN, encoded by the exons atgataagaaaaaagTGGAGTAAAATAAAGTtggtaatatattttattgtattttattacttaacaaatattaataaaaaatgctTGTTAATAAAAGAGCGAGAATTAAATTTGTCTATTAGGAATataagtgataataataatattatatcagaaaaatataataaatataatatatataataaatataatatatataataaatataatatatataataaatattatatattatcagtattatataaatttggagtgatattaaaagaaatatatgaaaataaaatatttattaaaaaagagagttgtaataattttatgGTATCTTCAAAAGTTATATATggtttatataatgatatgaattatagcaaatattcaaatttctgtttttcaaaaaattcaaataatggtgttgttattttatccaatttatatatacccaatacaaaatttttaatattagataaaagtgatgatgaaatatataattatgcacataataaaaatggaaaGACATGTAAAGATTTAGAAACAGTTGCATTATTTGTACATCCATTAAATGATATTCCTCCTGAACTTATGAACAAtacatattttgtttatcaAAAAGATATAGAGAAATCAATTACACACAAAAacttaaattttattttattaaattgtggaaagaaaattaaaaacgCATTCAAGattgaatttaaaaataatatgaattttttgaaaaatcaTTTCTCATGTGAAGACCAAg GCCTTTTTGAAATTCATATGCTGCTGATAGTACTACTTTTTGTGCTGTCCTTAGTATATTATAGAAAACGAAAAAACCTAAGTAACACAAATAATGTATTGAAAGAAGCCATACATTGTTCTTATTTATTCTTCCTTctttctaatatattatattttatacatttaatatCATATGCATTCAATGGATCTGGGTTTAGTATTCTCAAGGTACTAAGCCAAATATATGAAGCCATTTTTGATTGCTtcattgttgttattatatattatatattccataatgatataaaaaataaaaaagaagaaacaaTAAGGGTAGCTTTTACATATtccatattaaaatttatttatatattatttgagaTACAAAATAATCAGGATTTGAATTTATATTCAACTTTACACTCAA TTGTGGCTCTACCTTTTGTTGTTTATCGTATAGTAGTTGCAg TATTAAATTATGATAACAGCAAAAAATTGCTCAAGGAAAAAACACAAATGGATGAAAAATTCTATGTCCTTTTTGACACATTTTT TTATAATTTATGGATATTGTCAATCCCTGTTCAATATTTCTTAATGAAAAGCTTTTCATT gCACTTCACCCATTTGTTTGTACACTTTTTTAACCTTTACATATTgattt aTTTGGTTTACAACTTGTCAGAGGAGAAGTTTTCAGTTTTGGAATCGAAACATCCATATTTggatttaaattaa
- a CDS encoding eukaryotic initiation factor, putative produces the protein MEKDDHYKTSEKYEICTSFENIGIDEGLLRGIYAYGFEKPSAIQQRGIKPILNGRDVILQSQSGTGKTCVFAVGALNCVNRNLNETQVIILSPTRELAEQTQKVCLALADYIHVTIYCCIGGKKMSDDIKALNNGVHVISGTPGRIYHMLNLRHLKCKYIKQLVIDEADEMLNKGFKEQVYDIYRFLSPNTQIILSSATLPQEVLEITNKFMHKPVKILVKRDELTLEGIKQFFVSIEKEQWKYETLADLYESLTITQAVVFCNTQMKVDWLTKKMLESNFTVCKMHAGMSQSERDDIMLKFRQCKFRVLISTDIWGRGLDVQEVSLVVNYDLPNSRESYIHRIGRSGRFGRKGVAINFVKNDDIKILRDIEQYYSTQIDEMPMNITELL, from the coding sequence ATGGAAAAGGATGATCACTATAAAACTtcagaaaaatatgaaatatgcACAAGTTTTGAAAATATTGGAATAGATGAGGGTTTACTAAGAGGAATATATGCATACGGTTTTGAGAAGCCATCTGCTATTCAGCAGAGGGGTATAAAGCCTATATTAAATGGAAGGGATGTAATTTTACAAAGTCAGAGTGGTACAGGTAAAACGTGTGTGTTTGCAGTAGGTGCTTTGAATTGTGTAAATAGGAATTTGAATGAGACtcaagtaataatattatctcCAACAAGAGAATTAGCTGAGCAGACTCAGAAGGTTTGTTTAGCATTGGCTGATTATATCCATGTGACAATTTATTGTTGCATTGGTGGTAAAAAAATGagtgatgatataaaagcTTTAAATAATGGAGTACATGTAATAAGTGGAACCCCTGGTCGTATTTATCATATGTTAAATTTAAGACAtttaaaatgtaaatatataaaacagtTAGTAATAGATGAAGCAGATGAAATGTTAAACAAAGGATTTAAAGAACAGGTATATGATATCTATCGTTTTTTATCACCTAATActcaaataatattatcatctgCAACATTGCCTCAAGAAGTGTTagaaataacaaataaatttatgCACAAGCCAGTAAAAATATTAGTTAAAAGAGATGAATTAACTTTGGAAGGAATTAAGCAATTTTTTGTATCTATAGAAAAAGAGCAATGGAAATATGAGACATTGGCAGATTTATATGAGAGTTTAACAATAACTCAAGCAGTAGTTTTTTGTAATACACAAATGAAAGTGGATTGGCTAACCAAAAAGATGTTGGAATCGAATTTTACTGTATGTAAAATGCATGCAGGAATGAGTCAAAGTGAAAGAGATGATATTATGTTGAAATTTAGGCAATGTAAATTTCGTGTATTAATATCTACAGATATATGGGGAAGAGGTTTAGATGTACAAGAGGTTTCACTTGTTGTCAATTATGATTTACCAAATTCAAGAGAAAGTTATATTCATAGAATTGGTAGGAGTGGAAGATTTGGAAGAAAAGGAGTGGCTAttaattttgtaaaaaatgatgatataaaaattctTAGAGACATTGAACAATATTACTCAACACAAATTGATGAAATGCCAATGAATATAACGGAGTTAttataa